In Vicia villosa cultivar HV-30 ecotype Madison, WI linkage group LG7, Vvil1.0, whole genome shotgun sequence, the DNA window CAAGCTCAAATGGTCTATTATGTGAATGATGAGATAGATAAAGACTGGAGTGTTGTTGTCAATTTGAAGCCAAGAGACTTATATGATATGGGAGATCAAATAGAAATTGAACTTTGTCCTGAGCAAAACTTGGATCAATTTTTTGGAGACTTTGATGATCTGTCTTTAATAAGGGAGGATGTAGATGATGAACTAATAAGTGAGGGGCATGTTAATGATGAGATTGATGGAGATGAACTTATGTCAGAATAAGAGCAATGACTATATATAGGTGATGATCTAATTATTTGTATCATTGTTAAATACTTGTATTTGAAAAATGTTTTGTTGACTAGAACTCTTCCATTGATAAAATAGAACCCTATTTATTTTATGTAGAACAAGTGTTGCACATATAGTTTCCAGAACTTTTGTTAGGTATATAGTTTCTACATGTTTCCAAAAAAATTAACTCGTTTGCTTTGTTAGGTTATATGACAAAACTGGATTGATCTTTTGGAGTTATAAAAGAAAATTGTGGATATAACATAAGCTTTGTCACTTAAATGAGTAGTTGTACTAAGATAACTTTGAAGCCACATATGCGAAATAATGTACATATTAGTGTATCTTAGTGATCCCACCAACCTTTCTTATGATGCACTAAAATATGTGCAGTGTTGTGCATAACTGTGAGTGTGACTCCCTACTGGTACAACAACAACTTGACTCCATTTTCTTACCCTCACCTTTTCTAAAACACATTATTACTTTATCAAGTGCTTTATGGTTTTGTTAATTTGTTGCATTTGAACCTAAATCCATGTCATGTACATTAAATATAACTGAATGATGTTGCCTTCTGATGTTTATTACAACTGTTGGTGTTGTTATGTGAAGTATGTGGGACTTTGATGTGATGATTTACATTTCATATTATGACTTTGATGTTCCTATAAATATATACTTCATATTACTTGCAAATTCTTCatgttatgtttttttaattgactattttattttatatgcagCAATGCCAAAGCCAAGGAGGATTACAAATTTTCTTAAATTAGCTAATCAGAGCTCCACACATGTTGCATCTGTACCTAATGATTCAGTTCATAATCTAGTAGCTCCTCTTGCACCAAATCTTGTGTCTACTACTGCACCAATTGATGATCATGTATCAACTCATTTACCTCATCAAGCATCCTCTCAACCTTCTCAACAAAGTGTTGAAAGTTCTCATCTTAGAGAAAATGTATCATCTCAATTACCTAACCAAACATCCTTACAAACTACACAACAAAGAGCTGAAAGTTCACATCGTAGAGCTAATGTAACATCTCAATTACCTAACCAAACATCctcacaactttcagaagaaAGGGCCGAAAGTTCTCGTCTTAAAGATAATGTATCATCTCAATTACCTAGTCAAACATCCTCACAATCTTCACAACAAAGTGCTGAAAGTTCTCATCTTAGAGCTAATGTATCATCTCAATTAAATAAGCAAGCATCCTCACAACCATCACAACAAAGAGGTGAAAGTTCTCAACACAGAGGTGGTCGAGCATCTACCCATTATTGGCTTGTAGATGCACAAGGTataatatattgaaattttttaatcTAGTTATGTgttgtattttttattatatatttttttggttttactCATATAACTTTATATCTTACAGATAAAAAGCACGGTGCAATTCAAAAATTGCGTTTGACTTATAAGGATGTCAACGACATGCCAAATAATTTGCGTATTATTGTGGAGTTTGATGAATTTCATTCACCTATTGGAGAGGCTGCCGGTTTGCTTGCTGGAGTATGTGGACTACTAGCAACGAATAGTCTATTTTTTCCTATAGGTTTTGATAAGTGGTCAGACATGCCTGAGGAATATTTTGATGAACAatggaaaaatctttttgaggtaaattaattttgattttacaCATTTATTGAGAGTTTGCATATGTAATATTATATGAGACTAACACTCTTTATTTGAAAGCCTCGATTTTGTTTTAAGGTACATGAAGATTTAGCTAAAAGGTATATTGAGGGTTCGATTGGAAAAAAATGGAAGGAATATAGGGGTAATCTTTGGAAAGCTAAAAATAACCCGCTTTTGAGCAAAAGTGAAATCATCAAAAATAGACCTGGCGACGTTCCTCTGGACCATTGGGCATTATTTGTTGAGTATCGCTCAAAACCAGAAACGATGGTACACTATTTTTATCTGTCATTGTATATtgaatagttatatatatatatatataatatttttgttatGTTAA includes these proteins:
- the LOC131616507 gene encoding uncharacterized protein LOC131616507 isoform X2, translated to MPKPRRITNFLKLANQSSTHVASVPNDSVHNLVAPLAPNLVSTTAPIDDHVSTHLPHQASSQPSQQSVESSHLRENVSSQLPNQTSLQTTQQRAESSHRRANVTSQLPNQTSSQLSEERAESSRLKDNVSSQLPSQTSSQSSQQSAESSHLRANVSSQLNKQASSQPSQQRGESSQHRGGRASTHYWLVDAQDKKHGAIQKLRLTYKDVNDMPNNLRIIVEFDEFHSPIGEAAGLLAGVCGLLATNSLFFPIGFDKWSDMPEEYFDEQWKNLFEPRFCFKVHEDLAKRYIEGSIGKKWKEYRGNLWKAKNNPLLSKSEIIKNRPGDVPLDHWALFVEYRSKPETMDLCKRNQQIRKKQLFSHTCGAKSLARRRHELTIESGKTIGRGIMWNMTHKKKDGSYVNEKAKEIGEKIDQHLNQNPEASAEISSNDVVGKVLGREHPGRVRAMGMGVVPTTAFKHTTTRLSGMDFGSSSGSTSSGSSSLVEQRLASVTALLEAVVGYISKKEGGTLPVELAAVLANQTQQASEVESEPPSPCDIRRSSDASNTHEENHQSPS
- the LOC131616507 gene encoding uncharacterized protein LOC131616507 isoform X3 — translated: MPKPRRITNFLKLANQSSTHVASVPNDSVHNLVAPLAPNLVSTTAPIDDHVSTHLPHQASSQPSQQSVESSHLRENVSSQLPNQTSLQTTQQRAESSHRRANVTSQLPNQTSSQLSEERAESSRLKDNVSSQLPSQTSSQSSQQSAESSHLRANVSSQLNKQASSQPSQQRGESSQHRGGRASTHYWLVDAQDKKHGAIQKLRLTYKDVNDMPNNLRIIVEFDEFHSPIGEAAGLLAGVCGLLATNSLFFPIGFDKWSDMPEEYFDEQWKNLFEVHEDLAKRYIEGSIGKKWKEYRGNLWKAKNNPLLSKSEIIKNRPGDVPLDHWALFVEYRSKPETMDLCKRNQQIRKKQLFSHTCGAKSLARRRHELTIESGKTIGRGIMWNMTHKKKDGSYVNEKAKEIGEKIDQHLNQNPEASAEISSNDVVGKVLGREHPGRVRAMGMGVVPTTAFKHTTTRLSGMDFGSSSGSTSSGSSSLVEQRLASVTALLEAVVGYISKKEGGTLPVELAAVLANQTQQASEVESEPPSPCDIRRSSDASNTHEENHQSPS